From Diospyros lotus cultivar Yz01 chromosome 4, ASM1463336v1, whole genome shotgun sequence, a single genomic window includes:
- the LOC127798870 gene encoding uncharacterized protein LOC127798870: MICPLGFSFDNNLCKRDISRIIQSKFEGPYPSWKKTDPAVREMWYGEFKSRQFGRLPTQAELFLVTHGRKNNSGFVDRRSEDTYANFQTRQHEASSQLSAVGHSEDSDVGQPSHLAIDDRSLWLEVAGGKKKGCVYGMGLEAHIIPGSYYVPTPQPPPQPSSSVSLSNQIQEAVWVAIERTLQLANLGY; the protein is encoded by the exons ATGATATGTCCATTGGGTTTTTC GTTTGATAATAATTTGTGCAAACGAGATATTTCTCGAATTATCCAAAGTAAGTTTGAGGGGCCATACCCGAGTTGGAAGAAGACAGATCCTGCTGTCAGGGAGATGTGGTATGGTGAGTTTAAG tCAAGACAATTTGGTCGCCTACCTACACAAGCTGAGTTGTTCCTTGTGACACATGGAAGGAAAAATAATTCTGGATTCGTTGATAGGAGGTCTGAGGATACTTAT GCTAACTTTCAGACGCGACAACACGAGGCATCATCTCAGTTATCGGCTGTTGGCCATTCAGAAGATAGTGATGTTGGCCAGCCCTCGCACCTAGCTATTGACGATAGATCCTTATGGTTGGAGGTTGCGGGGGGTAAGAAAAAGGGTTGTGTTTATGGAATGGGGTTAGAGGCACATATAATCCCCGGTTCCTACTATGTACCGACACCACAACCACCACCACAGCCGTCGTCGTCCGTCTCACTATCAAATCAGATACAAGAAGCTGTTTGGGTAGCAATAGAACGAACCCTTCAACTAGCGAATCTCGGCTATTGA